From Rudanella lutea DSM 19387, a single genomic window includes:
- a CDS encoding enoyl-CoA hydratase/isomerase family protein, whose product MYESILYEVSDGICRITLNRPQVYNALSSGLIREITEAIGQVAADPAIRVVVLTGAGDKAFCSGADLKDGMAGASEGGLSLGKSLREGYNPMILAIRNLPKPVIARVNGVAAGAGCSLALACDAIVTANEAYFSQIFINIGLMPDAGATFFLPRLVGSLKAFELCSTGRRVYGPEALSLGLVSQSVPAEQLDAAVAELAGAYASAPTKAIGLMKKVLNQSLYSTLEAMLEQEADNQEILGHSADAMEGIGSFLMKRKPNFKGK is encoded by the coding sequence ATGTACGAATCCATTCTATACGAAGTCTCCGACGGAATCTGCCGCATTACGCTCAACCGGCCTCAGGTTTATAACGCCCTCAGCAGCGGCCTTATCCGGGAAATAACCGAAGCCATTGGGCAGGTAGCCGCCGACCCCGCTATTCGCGTTGTGGTGCTGACCGGCGCGGGCGACAAAGCGTTCTGTTCCGGTGCCGACCTGAAAGATGGCATGGCTGGGGCATCAGAGGGCGGGCTTTCGCTGGGCAAATCGCTACGGGAAGGGTACAATCCCATGATTTTGGCCATTCGGAATCTCCCAAAACCTGTAATTGCCCGCGTCAACGGCGTAGCGGCTGGGGCAGGTTGCTCGCTGGCGCTGGCCTGCGACGCCATTGTCACCGCCAACGAAGCGTATTTCAGCCAGATTTTTATCAACATCGGCCTCATGCCCGATGCGGGCGCTACCTTTTTCCTGCCCCGTCTGGTTGGCTCGCTCAAGGCATTTGAGCTTTGCAGCACAGGCCGACGCGTGTATGGCCCCGAAGCCCTGTCGCTGGGTTTGGTTAGTCAATCGGTTCCGGCCGAGCAGTTAGATGCCGCTGTAGCCGAACTGGCGGGTGCATATGCCTCCGCCCCCACCAAAGCCATTGGATTGATGAAAAAAGTCCTCAACCAATCGCTCTACAGCACCCTGGAAGCCATGCTCGAACAAGAGGCTGACAATCAGGAAATACTGGGCCACTCCGCCGATGCTATGGAGGGTATTGGTTCTTTTCTAATGAAACGGAAGCCAAATTTTAAGGGGAAGTAA
- a CDS encoding MmcQ/YjbR family DNA-binding protein, with amino-acid sequence MVTIDTFRQMALALPEVTEHPHAGNRAFKVGSKIVVTLNSAENRVCLKLSELDQDLFSAFDRTVVYPVPNKWGKHGWTLVSLQKVEAETLHDALIAAYCHVAPKRLSALVQPHTDAE; translated from the coding sequence ATGGTAACAATAGATACGTTTCGGCAGATGGCGCTGGCATTGCCTGAGGTGACAGAACATCCGCACGCGGGCAACCGGGCTTTCAAGGTTGGGAGCAAAATTGTGGTGACGCTCAATAGCGCCGAAAACAGAGTTTGCCTGAAACTCTCGGAACTGGATCAGGACTTGTTCTCGGCTTTCGACCGAACGGTGGTCTATCCGGTACCCAATAAGTGGGGGAAGCACGGCTGGACACTGGTGAGTCTTCAGAAAGTGGAGGCAGAAACGCTGCACGATGCCTTGATTGCAGCGTATTGCCATGTAGCGCCTAAGCGGCTCTCGGCCCTGGTTCAGCCACATACGGATGCCGAATAA
- a CDS encoding PQQ-dependent sugar dehydrogenase: MINRIIGLTAAATLVLASHSLFAQQAGLGAPVETKEPNSNYKSAFAGQTRVGSIKTKAAYEGKVLTEALKSPWGITSLPDGRLLITEKAGTMRIATPEGKLSEAITGLPAVNSAGQGGLLGVRVDPAFEKTRMVYWVFAEPSDNGNLTAVAKGKLSADEKKIENPTVIYRATPAYKGTLHYGGRILFDKQGNLIISTGERSDKVTRPQAQSLNSGLGKVIRITTDGKPVSGNPFIGKDGARPELYSYGHRNVQGLALHPVTGDLWENEFGPRGGDELNRVEPGKNYGWPTITYGIEYSGQKVGEAIQQQAGLEQPVYYWDPSVSPSGMTFYTGDQMPEWKNNLFIGTLSGMHIARLIIENNRVVAEERLLTEDYQRFRDITQGKDGALYTVTDQGRLYRIAKK; the protein is encoded by the coding sequence ATGATAAACCGAATCATAGGCCTTACAGCAGCCGCTACGCTCGTACTGGCCTCACACTCCCTGTTTGCCCAACAGGCAGGCTTGGGCGCTCCTGTCGAGACCAAAGAGCCTAATTCAAACTACAAATCAGCGTTTGCGGGACAAACGCGCGTGGGTAGCATCAAAACAAAAGCAGCCTACGAAGGTAAAGTGTTGACCGAAGCCCTCAAATCGCCTTGGGGCATTACAAGCCTGCCCGACGGGCGTCTGCTCATTACCGAGAAAGCAGGGACCATGCGCATCGCCACGCCAGAAGGCAAATTGAGCGAGGCTATTACTGGTTTGCCAGCTGTTAATTCAGCTGGGCAGGGTGGTCTGCTTGGTGTGCGGGTCGATCCGGCCTTCGAAAAAACCCGGATGGTGTACTGGGTCTTTGCCGAACCATCAGACAATGGTAACCTGACGGCTGTGGCTAAAGGCAAGCTGTCGGCCGATGAAAAGAAAATCGAAAACCCAACGGTTATTTACCGCGCTACTCCTGCGTACAAAGGCACACTACACTACGGGGGCCGTATTTTGTTCGACAAACAGGGCAACCTGATTATCAGCACCGGCGAACGCTCCGACAAAGTGACCCGGCCACAGGCGCAATCGCTTAACTCTGGCCTGGGTAAAGTCATCCGAATCACCACCGATGGTAAGCCTGTTTCAGGGAATCCGTTCATCGGCAAAGACGGTGCCCGCCCCGAACTGTACTCATACGGTCACCGCAACGTACAGGGGCTCGCCCTGCACCCGGTTACGGGCGATTTGTGGGAGAACGAATTTGGTCCGCGCGGGGGTGATGAGCTTAACCGCGTTGAGCCTGGCAAAAATTACGGATGGCCAACCATTACATACGGAATTGAGTACAGCGGCCAGAAAGTAGGCGAAGCCATTCAGCAGCAGGCCGGCCTCGAACAGCCGGTGTATTATTGGGACCCCTCGGTGTCGCCCAGCGGTATGACCTTTTATACCGGCGACCAAATGCCCGAATGGAAAAATAACCTGTTTATCGGTACGCTTAGCGGTATGCACATTGCCCGTCTGATTATCGAAAACAACCGGGTAGTGGCCGAAGAGCGTCTGCTCACCGAAGATTACCAGCGTTTCCGCGATATCACACAGGGCAAAGACGGAGCACTCTACACCGTGACCGATCAGGGACGGCTCTACCGGATTGCTAAGAAATAA
- a CDS encoding GH3 family domain-containing protein: MAVIGELVRKAIDVYGFITSDPEPAKAQRTVLQSLLEKARLTAFGKKYSFSAILNSTDVVRAFQENVPVHDYDKMYDEWWHYLQEGHQNITWPGGQRYFALSSGTTSTSKSIPVTDDMLDSIRRSGLQQVASLKNFQLPADFFEKQIMMLGSSVSLIQKDDHEEGEISGISAANIPGWFRGYYKPGVEIASITDWDERVHRIAQEAPMWDIGSLSGIPSWIEMMLKEVILHNRVSTIHDIWPNLQVYTSGGVAFEPYRKSFESLLARPLTYIDTYLTSEGYLATQKRPDTTSMALILDNGIFFEFVPFTDANMDEDGRVKQDAEILSLEQAEENVDYVLLISTVSGAWRYMIGDTVMITDKARSEIRITGRTKHFLNVVGEQLSVFQMNQAMQKMQRQFDMEIKEFVVAAVRKEDKYINKWMVGSNRDVDNVQFATSLDNELCETNKNYKVARSKSLHGVEAEVVPVEYFYRWSEDYKKLGGQTKIPRVMKEDDFRDFEQYIRELR; encoded by the coding sequence ATGGCAGTTATTGGCGAGTTGGTTCGGAAAGCAATTGATGTATATGGTTTTATCACATCTGATCCTGAGCCAGCAAAGGCTCAACGGACTGTATTGCAATCTCTCCTGGAAAAAGCGCGTTTGACTGCTTTTGGGAAAAAATACAGCTTCAGCGCTATACTGAATAGTACTGACGTCGTGCGTGCGTTTCAAGAAAATGTACCTGTACACGATTACGATAAGATGTACGATGAATGGTGGCACTATCTGCAGGAAGGTCATCAGAATATAACGTGGCCAGGTGGACAGCGTTATTTTGCGCTAAGTAGCGGTACAACCAGCACAAGCAAGTCGATTCCGGTAACAGATGACATGCTCGACTCGATTCGGCGGTCGGGATTGCAGCAGGTGGCGAGTCTAAAGAATTTCCAGTTGCCTGCTGATTTCTTCGAGAAGCAGATAATGATGCTGGGTAGTAGTGTAAGCCTGATTCAGAAAGATGACCATGAGGAGGGAGAAATCAGTGGGATTAGCGCGGCTAACATACCGGGCTGGTTTCGGGGTTACTACAAGCCGGGTGTAGAAATTGCGTCGATTACAGATTGGGATGAGCGTGTTCACCGAATTGCTCAGGAGGCACCCATGTGGGATATTGGTAGCTTGAGCGGTATTCCATCCTGGATAGAGATGATGTTGAAAGAGGTAATCTTGCATAACCGTGTAAGCACTATTCACGATATATGGCCTAATTTGCAGGTGTACACTTCGGGTGGTGTTGCCTTTGAACCCTACCGAAAGAGCTTCGAGTCGTTGTTGGCTCGCCCACTAACGTATATCGATACCTATCTAACTTCAGAAGGGTATTTGGCTACGCAAAAGCGCCCTGATACAACTTCAATGGCTTTGATTCTGGACAATGGGATCTTTTTTGAGTTTGTCCCCTTCACCGATGCTAACATGGATGAAGATGGCCGGGTGAAGCAGGATGCCGAAATTCTGAGTCTGGAGCAAGCGGAAGAGAACGTCGATTATGTCTTGCTGATCTCAACCGTTTCGGGGGCGTGGCGGTACATGATTGGTGATACAGTCATGATTACCGATAAAGCCCGTTCGGAAATCCGAATCACGGGACGAACAAAGCATTTCCTGAATGTGGTTGGCGAGCAATTATCCGTTTTTCAAATGAATCAGGCTATGCAAAAGATGCAGCGGCAGTTCGACATGGAAATCAAGGAGTTTGTAGTTGCGGCAGTCCGGAAAGAGGATAAATACATCAATAAATGGATGGTTGGTTCAAATCGTGATGTCGACAATGTGCAGTTTGCCACTTCGCTCGACAATGAGCTCTGCGAAACGAATAAAAACTATAAAGTAGCGCGTAGTAAGTCGCTGCATGGAGTAGAAGCCGAGGTGGTGCCGGTTGAGTACTTCTACCGCTGGAGTGAAGACTACAAGAAGTTGGGTGGGCAAACCAAAATTCCGCGGGTAATGAAAGAAGACGATTTTCGGGATTTTGAGCAATATATTCGGGAGTTGCGGTAA